Proteins encoded by one window of Salvia splendens isolate huo1 chromosome 5, SspV2, whole genome shotgun sequence:
- the LOC121804927 gene encoding G-type lectin S-receptor-like serine/threonine-protein kinase At4g27290 isoform X2 — MAQFFFITISFLSLTVGATENHILFPYQKLVFGQTLVSQNQIFETGFFSPGKSLKRFLGIWYKNTPDVVVWVANRNHPITASESPVLMVSKNTSLVISSSGRSIIWLANSSRVASNPVLHLLDSGNLVLVDDTSTATEEYLWQSFDYPTDTLLPGMKIVDDNEAGVERYLTSWRNPVDPSPGEYVHRIQNRGLAQMVTLRGGRKKYRLGQWNGICYAGAQKFPSAIYKPEFFFREERMISVGEPYQSSLLVRATLDTSGAIVCHTMNLRRDKWNLVTMFPLDTCDEYATCGPNCICKPDRPIRCECLKGFAPKFQKDWDLQDWSGGCTRTKPLNCNGGDGFHQVVGVKFPDMSRFWLNTSMSLSECRVECLKNCGCIAYANPFITNGSTGCLMWFDDLIDTKQLPSAYNNQHIYIRVPTSELDFDMGLEEQKEKKRPTRLIVISIVSGVLVSAIINGSVLFVARRKRKVKRNNEDLELPTIKMATIIQATSNFSMENMIGHGGFGPVYKGYMPTGKEIAVKRMSRSSQLGLEEFRNEVMVIAKLQHRNIVRLLGCCIEEEERMLIYEYLDNKSLDYFVFDNSRRTLLTWPKRFDIIMGTARGILYLHHDSRLKIIHRDLKTSNILLDGNLTPKISDFGLARIFEEGQSLARTKRVVGTYGYMAPEYAIDGKLSMKSDIFSLGVVVLEIISGKKNRGYEHTDHYLNLLGHAWLLWKENKIIELMDECLKNTFVETQVKRCMQVGLLCVQKFADDRPTMPSVFSMLASDGAVLPEPKQPGFFIERSSSSSNTSSPFVESGNKTITITELEAR, encoded by the exons ATggcacaatttttttttattacaatcTCCTTTCTAAGTTTAACAGTTGGAGCAACTGAGAATCACATACTGTTTCCATATCAAAAGCTTGTGTTTGGGCAGACTCTAGTTTCTCAAAACCAAATTTTCGAAACCGGCTTTTTTTCGCCTGGAAAATCGTTGAAGAGATTCCTGGGAATATGGTACAAGAACACACCAGATGTTGTAGTTTGGGTTGCAAACAGAAACCATCCCATCACTGCCTCAGAATCACCAGTTTTGATGGTTTCCAAAAATACAAGTCTTGTTATAAGCAGCAGTGGCAGAAGCATCATCTGGTTGGCGAATTCATCGAGGGTGGCCTCAAATCCAGTTTTACACCTCCTGGACTCGGGAAACTTGGTTCTTGTAGACGACACGAGCACAGCAACAGAAGAGTACCTATGGCAGAGTTTTGATTATCCAACTGACACCTTGTTACCAGGAATGAAAATAGTGGATGACAATGAAGCTGGAGTGGAAAGGTATTTGACATCATGGAGAAATCCAGTCGATCCTTCTCCTGGGGAATATGTTCACAGGATCCAAAACCGGGGCTTGGCTCAGATGGTGACTCTGAGAGGGGGAAGGAAAAAATACCGGCTTGGACAGTGGAACGGGATATGTTATGCGGGTGCTCAAAAATTTCCGAGTGCCATTTACAAACCAGAGTTTTTTTTCAGAGAGGAGAGGATGATATCAGTAGGAGAGCCCTACCAGAGCTCACTTCTGGTCAGAGCTACTTTAGATACATCTGGTGCGATTGTGTGCCATACCATGAATCTCAGAAGAGACAAGTGGAATCTTGTCACCATGTTTCCTCTCGATACATGCGATGAATATGCTACCTGTGGACCTAACTGCATCTGCAAACCTGATAGGCCGATTAGATGCGAGTGTTTAAAAGGATTTGCGCCAAAGTTCCAAAAGGATTGGGACCTTCAGGATTGGTCGGGTGGATGCACTAGAACTAAACCATTGAATTGCAATGGGGGAGATGGATTTCATCAGGTTGTTGGGGTCAAGTTTCCGGATATGTCGCGGTTTTGGTTGAATACAAGCATGAGCCTTAGTGAGTGCAGAGTCGAGTGCTTGAAAAACTGTGGTTGCATTGCTTATGCTAATCCCTTCATTACTAATGGAAGCACTGGCTGCTTGATGTGGTTCGATGATCTCATTGATACCAAGCAACTTCCTTCAGCGTATAATAACCAACACATCTACATCCGTGTGCCGACATCTGAACTAG ATTTTGACATGGGTTTAGAGGAgcagaaggaaaagaaaaggccTACAAGGTTAATAGTGATATCAATTGTTTCTGGTGTTCTCGTCTCAGCCATTATCAACGGAAGTGTACTTTTCGTGGCAAGACGAAAGAGGAAAG TAAAAAGGAATAATGAGGATCTAGAATTACCTACAATCAAGATGGCAACTATTATACAAGCAACAAGTAACTTCTCCATGGAAAACATGATTGGGCATGGAGGTTTTGGTCCTGTTTATAAG GGGTACATGCCAACAGGTAAAGAAATAGCAGTCAAAAGAATGTCGAGATCTTCACAACTTGGTCTCGAAGAGTTCAGAAATGAAGTAATGGTGATTGCGAAACTTCAACACAGAAACATTGTTAGACTTTTGGGATGCTGCATTGAAGAAGAGGAAAGGATGCTGATCTATGAATATCTGGATAATAAAAGCCTCGATTATTTCGTTTTTG ATAACAGTCGAAGAACACTTTTGACATGGCCTAAGCGTTTCGATATTATCATGGGAACGGCAAGGGGTATTTTATATCTCCATCACGATTCCAGACTAAAGATTATTCACAGGGATCTCAAAACAAGCAATATTTTACTAGATGGAAATTTAACtccaaaaatatcagattttggGTTAGCAAGAATTTTCGAAGAGGGTCAATCTCTTGCGCGAACAAAAAGAGTTGTTGGGACATA TGGTTACATGGCTCCAGAATACGCGATAGATGGGAAATTGTCGATGAAATCAGACATCTTTAGTCTTGGAGTGGTGGTGCTGGAGATAATTAGTGGAAAAAAGAACAGAGGATATGAACACACAGATCACTATCTTAATCTCTTGGGCCAT GCATGGTTGCTTTGGAAAGAAAACAAGATTATAGAGTTGATGGATGAGTGTTTGAAGAATACATTTGTAGAGACTCAAGTGAAGAGATGCATGCAAGTCGGGTTATTATGCGTTCAGAAATTTGCAGACGATAGGCCAACCATGCCTTCAGTGTTTTCGATGTTGGCAAGTGATGGAGCAGTTTTGCCCGAACCAAAACAGCCTGGATTTTTCATCGAAAGAAGTTCAAGCAGTAGTAATACTTCTTCACCATTTGTTGAGTCAGGGAATAAGACAATCACCATTACTGAGTTGGAGGCAAGATGA
- the LOC121804927 gene encoding G-type lectin S-receptor-like serine/threonine-protein kinase At4g27290 isoform X1, whose product MAQFFFITISFLSLTVGATENHILFPYQKLVFGQTLVSQNQIFETGFFSPGKSLKRFLGIWYKNTPDVVVWVANRNHPITASESPVLMVSKNTSLVISSSGRSIIWLANSSRVASNPVLHLLDSGNLVLVDDTSTATEEYLWQSFDYPTDTLLPGMKIVDDNEAGVERYLTSWRNPVDPSPGEYVHRIQNRGLAQMVTLRGGRKKYRLGQWNGICYAGAQKFPSAIYKPEFFFREERMISVGEPYQSSLLVRATLDTSGAIVCHTMNLRRDKWNLVTMFPLDTCDEYATCGPNCICKPDRPIRCECLKGFAPKFQKDWDLQDWSGGCTRTKPLNCNGGDGFHQVVGVKFPDMSRFWLNTSMSLSECRVECLKNCGCIAYANPFITNGSTGCLMWFDDLIDTKQLPSAYNNQHIYIRVPTSELDFDMGLEEQKEKKRPTRLIVISIVSGVLVSAIINGSVLFVARRKRKAVKRNNEDLELPTIKMATIIQATSNFSMENMIGHGGFGPVYKGYMPTGKEIAVKRMSRSSQLGLEEFRNEVMVIAKLQHRNIVRLLGCCIEEEERMLIYEYLDNKSLDYFVFDNSRRTLLTWPKRFDIIMGTARGILYLHHDSRLKIIHRDLKTSNILLDGNLTPKISDFGLARIFEEGQSLARTKRVVGTYGYMAPEYAIDGKLSMKSDIFSLGVVVLEIISGKKNRGYEHTDHYLNLLGHAWLLWKENKIIELMDECLKNTFVETQVKRCMQVGLLCVQKFADDRPTMPSVFSMLASDGAVLPEPKQPGFFIERSSSSSNTSSPFVESGNKTITITELEAR is encoded by the exons ATggcacaatttttttttattacaatcTCCTTTCTAAGTTTAACAGTTGGAGCAACTGAGAATCACATACTGTTTCCATATCAAAAGCTTGTGTTTGGGCAGACTCTAGTTTCTCAAAACCAAATTTTCGAAACCGGCTTTTTTTCGCCTGGAAAATCGTTGAAGAGATTCCTGGGAATATGGTACAAGAACACACCAGATGTTGTAGTTTGGGTTGCAAACAGAAACCATCCCATCACTGCCTCAGAATCACCAGTTTTGATGGTTTCCAAAAATACAAGTCTTGTTATAAGCAGCAGTGGCAGAAGCATCATCTGGTTGGCGAATTCATCGAGGGTGGCCTCAAATCCAGTTTTACACCTCCTGGACTCGGGAAACTTGGTTCTTGTAGACGACACGAGCACAGCAACAGAAGAGTACCTATGGCAGAGTTTTGATTATCCAACTGACACCTTGTTACCAGGAATGAAAATAGTGGATGACAATGAAGCTGGAGTGGAAAGGTATTTGACATCATGGAGAAATCCAGTCGATCCTTCTCCTGGGGAATATGTTCACAGGATCCAAAACCGGGGCTTGGCTCAGATGGTGACTCTGAGAGGGGGAAGGAAAAAATACCGGCTTGGACAGTGGAACGGGATATGTTATGCGGGTGCTCAAAAATTTCCGAGTGCCATTTACAAACCAGAGTTTTTTTTCAGAGAGGAGAGGATGATATCAGTAGGAGAGCCCTACCAGAGCTCACTTCTGGTCAGAGCTACTTTAGATACATCTGGTGCGATTGTGTGCCATACCATGAATCTCAGAAGAGACAAGTGGAATCTTGTCACCATGTTTCCTCTCGATACATGCGATGAATATGCTACCTGTGGACCTAACTGCATCTGCAAACCTGATAGGCCGATTAGATGCGAGTGTTTAAAAGGATTTGCGCCAAAGTTCCAAAAGGATTGGGACCTTCAGGATTGGTCGGGTGGATGCACTAGAACTAAACCATTGAATTGCAATGGGGGAGATGGATTTCATCAGGTTGTTGGGGTCAAGTTTCCGGATATGTCGCGGTTTTGGTTGAATACAAGCATGAGCCTTAGTGAGTGCAGAGTCGAGTGCTTGAAAAACTGTGGTTGCATTGCTTATGCTAATCCCTTCATTACTAATGGAAGCACTGGCTGCTTGATGTGGTTCGATGATCTCATTGATACCAAGCAACTTCCTTCAGCGTATAATAACCAACACATCTACATCCGTGTGCCGACATCTGAACTAG ATTTTGACATGGGTTTAGAGGAgcagaaggaaaagaaaaggccTACAAGGTTAATAGTGATATCAATTGTTTCTGGTGTTCTCGTCTCAGCCATTATCAACGGAAGTGTACTTTTCGTGGCAAGACGAAAGAGGAAAG CAGTAAAAAGGAATAATGAGGATCTAGAATTACCTACAATCAAGATGGCAACTATTATACAAGCAACAAGTAACTTCTCCATGGAAAACATGATTGGGCATGGAGGTTTTGGTCCTGTTTATAAG GGGTACATGCCAACAGGTAAAGAAATAGCAGTCAAAAGAATGTCGAGATCTTCACAACTTGGTCTCGAAGAGTTCAGAAATGAAGTAATGGTGATTGCGAAACTTCAACACAGAAACATTGTTAGACTTTTGGGATGCTGCATTGAAGAAGAGGAAAGGATGCTGATCTATGAATATCTGGATAATAAAAGCCTCGATTATTTCGTTTTTG ATAACAGTCGAAGAACACTTTTGACATGGCCTAAGCGTTTCGATATTATCATGGGAACGGCAAGGGGTATTTTATATCTCCATCACGATTCCAGACTAAAGATTATTCACAGGGATCTCAAAACAAGCAATATTTTACTAGATGGAAATTTAACtccaaaaatatcagattttggGTTAGCAAGAATTTTCGAAGAGGGTCAATCTCTTGCGCGAACAAAAAGAGTTGTTGGGACATA TGGTTACATGGCTCCAGAATACGCGATAGATGGGAAATTGTCGATGAAATCAGACATCTTTAGTCTTGGAGTGGTGGTGCTGGAGATAATTAGTGGAAAAAAGAACAGAGGATATGAACACACAGATCACTATCTTAATCTCTTGGGCCAT GCATGGTTGCTTTGGAAAGAAAACAAGATTATAGAGTTGATGGATGAGTGTTTGAAGAATACATTTGTAGAGACTCAAGTGAAGAGATGCATGCAAGTCGGGTTATTATGCGTTCAGAAATTTGCAGACGATAGGCCAACCATGCCTTCAGTGTTTTCGATGTTGGCAAGTGATGGAGCAGTTTTGCCCGAACCAAAACAGCCTGGATTTTTCATCGAAAGAAGTTCAAGCAGTAGTAATACTTCTTCACCATTTGTTGAGTCAGGGAATAAGACAATCACCATTACTGAGTTGGAGGCAAGATGA
- the LOC121804927 gene encoding G-type lectin S-receptor-like serine/threonine-protein kinase At4g27290 isoform X3 — MAQFFFITISFLSLTVGATENHILFPYQKLVFGQTLVSQNQIFETGFFSPGKSLKRFLGIWYKNTPDVVVWVANRNHPITASESPVLMVSKNTSLVISSSGRSIIWLANSSRVASNPVLHLLDSGNLVLVDDTSTATEEYLWQSFDYPTDTLLPGMKIVDDNEAGVERYLTSWRNPVDPSPGEYVHRIQNRGLAQMVTLRGGRKKYRLGQWNGICYAGAQKFPSAIYKPEFFFREERMISVGEPYQSSLLVRATLDTSGAIVCHTMNLRRDKWNLVTMFPLDTCDEYATCGPNCICKPDRPIRCECLKGFAPKFQKDWDLQDWSGGCTRTKPLNCNGGDGFHQVVGVKFPDMSRFWLNTSMSLSECRVECLKNCGCIAYANPFITNGSTGCLMWFDDLIDTKQLPSAYNNQHIYIRVPTSELDFDMGLEEQKEKKRPTRLIVISIVSGVLVSAIINGSVLFVARRKRKAVKRNNEDLELPTIKMATIIQATSNFSMENMIGHGGFGPVYKGYMPTGKEIAVKRMSRSSQLGLEEFRNEVMVIAKLQHRNIVRLLGCCIEEEERMLIYEYLDNKSLDYFVFDNSRRTLLTWPKRFDIIMGTARGILYLHHDSRLKIIHRDLKTSNILLDGNLTPKISDFGLARIFEEGQSLARTKRVVGTYGYMAPEYAIDGKLSMKSDIFSLGVVVLEIISGKKNRGYEHTDHYLNLLGHLVIMLAGMVALERKQDYRVDG; from the exons ATggcacaatttttttttattacaatcTCCTTTCTAAGTTTAACAGTTGGAGCAACTGAGAATCACATACTGTTTCCATATCAAAAGCTTGTGTTTGGGCAGACTCTAGTTTCTCAAAACCAAATTTTCGAAACCGGCTTTTTTTCGCCTGGAAAATCGTTGAAGAGATTCCTGGGAATATGGTACAAGAACACACCAGATGTTGTAGTTTGGGTTGCAAACAGAAACCATCCCATCACTGCCTCAGAATCACCAGTTTTGATGGTTTCCAAAAATACAAGTCTTGTTATAAGCAGCAGTGGCAGAAGCATCATCTGGTTGGCGAATTCATCGAGGGTGGCCTCAAATCCAGTTTTACACCTCCTGGACTCGGGAAACTTGGTTCTTGTAGACGACACGAGCACAGCAACAGAAGAGTACCTATGGCAGAGTTTTGATTATCCAACTGACACCTTGTTACCAGGAATGAAAATAGTGGATGACAATGAAGCTGGAGTGGAAAGGTATTTGACATCATGGAGAAATCCAGTCGATCCTTCTCCTGGGGAATATGTTCACAGGATCCAAAACCGGGGCTTGGCTCAGATGGTGACTCTGAGAGGGGGAAGGAAAAAATACCGGCTTGGACAGTGGAACGGGATATGTTATGCGGGTGCTCAAAAATTTCCGAGTGCCATTTACAAACCAGAGTTTTTTTTCAGAGAGGAGAGGATGATATCAGTAGGAGAGCCCTACCAGAGCTCACTTCTGGTCAGAGCTACTTTAGATACATCTGGTGCGATTGTGTGCCATACCATGAATCTCAGAAGAGACAAGTGGAATCTTGTCACCATGTTTCCTCTCGATACATGCGATGAATATGCTACCTGTGGACCTAACTGCATCTGCAAACCTGATAGGCCGATTAGATGCGAGTGTTTAAAAGGATTTGCGCCAAAGTTCCAAAAGGATTGGGACCTTCAGGATTGGTCGGGTGGATGCACTAGAACTAAACCATTGAATTGCAATGGGGGAGATGGATTTCATCAGGTTGTTGGGGTCAAGTTTCCGGATATGTCGCGGTTTTGGTTGAATACAAGCATGAGCCTTAGTGAGTGCAGAGTCGAGTGCTTGAAAAACTGTGGTTGCATTGCTTATGCTAATCCCTTCATTACTAATGGAAGCACTGGCTGCTTGATGTGGTTCGATGATCTCATTGATACCAAGCAACTTCCTTCAGCGTATAATAACCAACACATCTACATCCGTGTGCCGACATCTGAACTAG ATTTTGACATGGGTTTAGAGGAgcagaaggaaaagaaaaggccTACAAGGTTAATAGTGATATCAATTGTTTCTGGTGTTCTCGTCTCAGCCATTATCAACGGAAGTGTACTTTTCGTGGCAAGACGAAAGAGGAAAG CAGTAAAAAGGAATAATGAGGATCTAGAATTACCTACAATCAAGATGGCAACTATTATACAAGCAACAAGTAACTTCTCCATGGAAAACATGATTGGGCATGGAGGTTTTGGTCCTGTTTATAAG GGGTACATGCCAACAGGTAAAGAAATAGCAGTCAAAAGAATGTCGAGATCTTCACAACTTGGTCTCGAAGAGTTCAGAAATGAAGTAATGGTGATTGCGAAACTTCAACACAGAAACATTGTTAGACTTTTGGGATGCTGCATTGAAGAAGAGGAAAGGATGCTGATCTATGAATATCTGGATAATAAAAGCCTCGATTATTTCGTTTTTG ATAACAGTCGAAGAACACTTTTGACATGGCCTAAGCGTTTCGATATTATCATGGGAACGGCAAGGGGTATTTTATATCTCCATCACGATTCCAGACTAAAGATTATTCACAGGGATCTCAAAACAAGCAATATTTTACTAGATGGAAATTTAACtccaaaaatatcagattttggGTTAGCAAGAATTTTCGAAGAGGGTCAATCTCTTGCGCGAACAAAAAGAGTTGTTGGGACATA TGGTTACATGGCTCCAGAATACGCGATAGATGGGAAATTGTCGATGAAATCAGACATCTTTAGTCTTGGAGTGGTGGTGCTGGAGATAATTAGTGGAAAAAAGAACAGAGGATATGAACACACAGATCACTATCTTAATCTCTTGGGCCAT CTGGTTATTATGTTGGCAGGCATGGTTGCTTTGGAAAGAAAACAAGATTATAGAGTTGATGGATGA